The following are from one region of the Nicotiana tabacum cultivar K326 chromosome 3, ASM71507v2, whole genome shotgun sequence genome:
- the LOC107771148 gene encoding cytochrome P450 71D8-like has protein sequence MRKLCTFELLSAKNVQSFASIREEEAFNLVEYVKSKSGYTINLTEKMYALTNAVICSAAFGKRRKDGSAYFMSLIKEASLMVTGLDISEVFPSLKFLHAITGTKAKLMKLHKKLDMIIEEHKEKLQLVSMKKDGEEESIRKEDLVNLLYLRLQESDTLELPFTADNIKASSHIAGTETSATVLDLAMVEMMRNPKVMEKAQIELRQILKGKRRVTDTDLKEVIVNAWAINRDVEFWEDAESFVSERFNDSRNNMEFIGQEFEYLPFGGGRRMCPGISFGLANIELTLAQLLYYFN, from the exons ATGCGTAAGTTGTGCACGTTTGAACTCTTGAGTGCCAAGAATGTACAATCATTTGCCTCTATAAGGGAAGAAGAAGCATTCAACCTTGTTGAATATGTGAAATCAAAATCTGGATATACTATTAACCTTACAGAAAAGATGTATGCTCTTACGAATGCTGTAATTTGTAGTGCAGCATTTGGGAAGAGGAGAAAAGATGGATCAGCATATTTTATGTCTTTGATAAAGGAAGCGTCTTTAATGGTAACAGGTTTGGATATAAGTGAAGTGTTTCCTTCACTCAAATTTTTGCATGCTATTACTGGGACAAAAGCAAAATTAATGAAGCTTCACAAAAAACTTGACATGATAATTGAAGAGCACAAGGAGAAGCTGCAATTAGTAAGCATGAAAAAGGATGGTGAAGAAGAATCAATTAGAAAAGAAGATTTAGTGAATTTGCTATATTTAAGACTCCAAGAAAGTGACACTCTTGAATTACCTTTCACCGCAGACAATATCAAAGCATCCAGTCATATTG CCGGGACTGAGACTTCAGCAACCGTTCTTGATTTGGCAATGGTAGAAATGATGAGAAATCCCAAAGTTATGGAAAAGGCACAAATAGAATTGAGACAAATTCTCAAGGGAAAAAGAAGAGTAACAGACACTGATTTAAAAGAA GTAATTGTAAATGCATGGGCAATTAATAGAGATGTTGAGTTTTGGGAAGATGCTGAGAGCTTTGTATCAGAGAGGTTCAATGATAGTAGAAATAATATGGAATTTATAGGACAAGAGTTTGAGTATTTACCAtttggaggaggaagaagaatgtGCCCTGGAATTTCATTTGGTTTAGCCAACATTGAGCTGACTTTAGCTCAACTTCTTTATTATTTCAATTGA